From a single Hippoglossus stenolepis isolate QCI-W04-F060 chromosome 2, HSTE1.2, whole genome shotgun sequence genomic region:
- the LOC118101295 gene encoding girdin isoform X5 — protein sequence MESGVFLPCLDQFMLSPLVTWVKTFVPNDGGMYLDFSELLDGVFLNDIMTQINPSATPQGANNLSRDPSLRIHNLNFLVQQIKTYYLDNLRQLIMIPLPNVLLLGRTPYCEQSLEEMKKLLLLLLGCAVQCERKEEYIERIQTLDFVTRAAIAAHIQELTHSQENVLDLQWLESSDINPDEMEAVARNMATHLRHLLDQRDAHLETIAELMQEKDGVVSLLGSPSSPQSGSYSPSIQQQQQAGSQQHLAVELADSKAKIRRLRQELEEKSEQMLDCRHELENMESELKRIQQENTLLLVEARAARSYRDELDALRERAIKADKLESEVGRYREQLHKMEFYKAKVEELKEDNRMLQETKEVLEDQLAGWRARSDKIHQLEKHSLMLKAQVHDMEQEREADRRRIEELQEENLTMCLAQRRSMEESQHLGWELEQLSMTTDNSQGQQTLSVEVSERTRSQMLKLEKENQSLLRTIEELRAASTSNSLRPKQRHCRDCDRVDRVVCDTNNWSPSTDEPSGPQTSCSNTENHTNIFPLSTAPQQILNGDSNSHRRADTVELEGVQSEILLTDDPERHIQEKGQLEERGRGDFKDLMSDLEVLENIHNRLHCFVGSRDHSPGSKSSSPCHDSIFTGLPARPSYASKHTQRLEAKCKVLDSVNQQLQTSLDNTDRKVQRLEAEVQELEAENQSLQATLEELRISARRLEQLETEKQSLEQETTALEKDKRQLEKENRRLRQQAEIQEANLDSSNVCMASLEREMRFLVKEVEGLRETAERVKGLERDNRELTKQAAIDHRTLATLREELVSEKLKTQQRDNELERLSHELEMKVLNQEESLHQVETPDTSRFKMLESELESSLKKSLQIKEDKMATLEARLQESSTLNQKLRQELRTARLSCEVLQQRQQEEWTPSSSTPPMETSRAMSEWLRENQEATKELLKLKDRLIEVERNNATLEAERQAMKAQLKQLESQCVSQQAQILALQRQAASLQENNTALQTHNANLQVEKSTLSSQSASLMAQNAQLQQQQSGTESERDSAVREREELRGVHEQLLRDHERLAALHERQAMEYEALMGKHGCLKNAHRTLELEHRTLQDRYNSLLQQRTKLEDLERALREEQMRIALEKEQHKTTAAECCRLRDEKDWLNQTYRQLLSDNELLTTDHKQLKSQLNEAKLEHTWLEADFSKLKKEFQQLDITSTKLNNQCELLSQLKGNLEEENRHLLSQIETLMLQNRTLLEQTMESKDLFHVEERQYIDKLNDLRRQKEKLEEKIMDQYKFYEPSPPRRRGNWITLKLKKLMKSNSREHGLEQPSMPTHSGVAEHDSSSFLSSDGSGGSACNSAGDAMSPQRNNNKDSNDSAVPLGFEDNDELQNHALNGAQSRALSESSGEFSLSLENEPWSNGSSPIQHPPSRRSSPSYQPPSDTSTPQHRDKASTMPITSNHSSDLQAAPRQKDVGLSQDFWLTRGTKCIRKGSRGKVIRRSSDSGGAVKMNTGLSGMISKSSSSKVDTTRAIACSPITVLYVQGKASSMSGCLNCFSTPLGKEGQLKGPRSPKSLPRASSVISTAEGSSRRSSVNSECRVTMKTNRLQAQALEERNNQEETSSSNQQPHSDSKNSEPVPPLKPPRDPAVVVDCPKSPVQESLLGSSFTFNSVFSNTIFSDSVVTTTSGLDAPDNQTFLCLSPSLVRNCPGESQESSHNKPQTELGVDKEQSHNAEQAAGMEEKDKPLTIA from the exons ATGGAGAGTGGAGTGTTTCTGCCCTGTCTGGACCAGTTCATGCTCAGCCCACTTGTCACCTGG GTGAAGACCTTTGTGCCAAATGATGGGGGCATGTATCTGGACTTCTCTGAATTACTGGACGGGGTCTTTTTGAATGACATAATGACCCAAAT AAACCCCTCAGCTACTCCCCAGGGTGCAAACAACCTGAGCAGGGACCCCAGTCTGAGGATCCACAACCTGAACTTTCTCGTCCAGCAGATCAAGACGTATTATCTG GATAATCTGAGACAGTTAATCATGATACCTCTGCcaaatgtgctgctgcttgGCAGGACTCCGTACTGTG AACAAAGTctggaggaaatgaagaagCTCTTGTTGTTACTGTTGGGATGTGCAGTCCAG tgtgagaggaaagaagaaTACATCGAGAGGATCCAGACGCTTGACTTTGTCACAAGAGCTGCAATAGCTGCACATATTCAGGAG TTGACCCACAGTCAGGAGAACGTGCTGGATCTGCAGTGGTTGGAGTCGAGTGACATTAACCCAGATGAGATGGAGGCCGTTGCAAGGAACATGGCCACGCACCTCCGACACCTGCTGGACCAGAGGGACGCCCACCTGGAG ACTATAGCAGAGCTGATGCAGGAGAAGGACGGCGTGGTTAGCTTGCTCGGTAGCCCCTCCAGCCCACAGTCCGGCAGCTACTCTCCCagcattcagcagcagcagcaggcagggtCCCAGCAACACCTGGCGGTGGAGCTGGCTGACTCCAAGGCCAAGATCAGACGACTCAGGCAAGAACT agaggaaaagagtgagCAGATGCTGGACTGCCGACATGAGCTGGAGAACATGGAGTCGGAGCTGAAGAGGATCCAGCAGGAG AACACCCTGCTGCTTGTGGAGGCGCGAGCAGCCCGCTCCTACCGAGATGAGCTGGAcgccctgagagagagagccatCAAGGCGGACAAGCTGGAGAGCGAGGTGGGACGTTACAGAGAGCAACTGCACAAGATGGAGTTCTACAAGGCCAAAGTGGAG GAGCTAAAGGAGGATAACAGGATGCTACAGGAGACCAAAGAGGTGTTGGAGGATCAGCTGGCAGGCTGGAGAGCACGCTCCGATAAAATCCACCAGCTGGAGAAGCACAGTCTGATGCTGAAGGCCCAGGTTCATGATATGGAACAG GAGAGGGAGGCTGATCGGAGGCGCAtcgaggagctgcaggaggagaaccTGACCATGTGTTTGGCTCAGAGGAGAAGCATGGAGGAGTCTCAGCACCTGGGCTGGGAGTTAGAGCAGCTCTCCATGACCACTGACAACTCCCAAG GCCAACAGACGCTGAGTGTGGAGGTGAGTGAGAGGACCCGCAGTCAGATGCTgaagctggagaaggagaaccaAAGTCTCCTGAGGACCATCGAGGAACTGAGAGCTGCCTCTACCAGCAACAGCCTGCGGCCCAAACAAAGACACTGCCGTGACTGCGACCGGGTTGACCGGGTGGTCTGCGACACCAACAACTGGAGCCCATCAACAGACGAGCCTTCAGGGCCTCAAACCTCCTGCTCAAATACAGAAAACCACACTAATATATTCCCGCTGAGCACGGCACCACAGCAGATTCTGAACGGAGATTCAAACTCCCACCGGCGAGCAGACACAGTAGAGCTGGAGGGAGTCCAGAGTGAGATCCTCCTCACAGACGATCCAGAGCGTCACATTCAAGAGAAGGGACAACTAGAGGAGCGAGGTAGAGGAGATTTCAAAGACCTGATGTCTGATCTGGAAGTTTTAGAAAACATTCACAATAGGCTCCATTGTTTTGTGGGATCACGTGATCACTCCCCTGGCTCAAAGAGCAGCAGTCCCTGCCACGACAGCATCTTCACAGGGCTGCCAGCACGGCCGTCCTACGCCAGcaagcacacacagaggctggagGCCAAGTGCAAGGTCCTGGACTCAGTtaatcagcagctgcagacttCTCTGGACAACACTG ACCGCAAAGTTCAGCGTCTGGAGGCAGAGGTTCAGGAGCTGGAGGCAGAGAACCAGAGTCTGCAGGCCACCTTAGAGGAGCTTCGGATCTCCGCGAGACGCCTCGAACAACTGGAAACCGAGAAGCAGAGTCTGGAGCAAGAGACCACAGCTCTGGAGAAAGACAAGAggcagctggagaaggagaatcGACGCCTCCGCCAGCAG GCTGAGATCCAGGAAGCCAACTTGGACAGCAGTAACGTCTGCATGGCCAGCCTGGAGAGGGAGATGCGTTTTCtggtgaaggaggtggaggggttgAGGGAGACTGCTGAGAGGGTCAAAGGCCTGGAGAGAGACAACAGGGAACTGACCAAGCAGGCAGCTATCGACCACAGGACGCTGGCCACACTCAGAGAG GAGCTGGTGAGTGAGAAGCTGAAGACCCAGCAGAGAGACAATGAACTGGAGCGGCTGAGCCATGAGCTGGAGATGAAGGTcctgaaccaggaggagagTCTACATCAGGTTGAAACACCAGACACCAG cagGTTCAAGATGCTGGAGTCGGAGCTGGAGTCATCTTTGAAAAAGTCACTGCAGATCAAAGAGGACAAGATGGCCACTCTGGAGGCTCGTCTGCAGGAATCCTCCACCCTGAACCAGAAGCTGCGCCAGGAGCTCAGGACT GCGAGGCTGAGCTGTGAggttctgcagcagaggcagcaggaggagtgGACTCCGTCGAGCTCCACCCCCCCGATGGAGACAAGCAGAGCGATGAGTGAATGGCTGCGTGAAAACCAGGAGGCCACCAAGGAACTGCTGAAGCTCAAAGACCGTCTCATTGAAGTGGAGAGGAAT aaTGCGACACTGGAGGCAGAGCGCCAGGCGATGAAGGCCCAACTGAAGCAGCTGGAGAGTCAGTGTGTCAGCCAGCAGGCTCAGATCCTTGCCCTGCAGAGGCAGGCTGCCTCACTGCAGGAGAACAACacagctctgcagacacacaacgCTAACCTGCAG GTGGAGAAATCTACGCTGAGCTCACAGAGTGCCTCCCTCATGGCGCAGAAtgctcagctgcagcagcagcagtcagggaCAGAGAGCGAGCGGGACAGCGCCGTAAGGGAACGCGAAGAGCTGCGTGGGGTTCACGAGCAGCTATTACGAGATCACGAGCGGCTGGCTGCTCTGCATGAGCGGCAGGCCATGGAGTACGAGGCGCTGATGGGCAAACATGGCTGCCTGAAAAACGCTCACCGCACACTGGAGCTGGAGCACCGCACCCTGCAGGACAG ATACAATAGCCTGCTGCAACAAAGAACCAAGCTGGAAGACCTGGAGAGGGCCCTGAGGGAGGAGCAGATGAGGATAGCTCTGGAGAAAGAGCAGCACAAGacaactgcagctgaatgtTGCAGACTCCGTGATGAGAAGGACTG GCTGAACCAGACGTACCGTCAGCTTCTCAGCGACAACGAGCTGCTGACAACCGATCACAAGCAGCTGAAGAGCCAGCTGAACGAGGCCAAGCTGGAGCACACATGGCTGGAGGCCGACTTCTCCAAGCTCAAGAAGGAGTTTCAGCAGCTGGACATCACCTCCACAAAACTCAACAACCAGTGTGAG CTGCTGAGCCAGTTAAAGGGAAACCTGGAGGAAGAGAATCGTCACCTGCTCAGCCAGATCGAGACGCTGATGCTGCAGAATCGAACGCTGTTGGAGCAGACAATGGAGAGCAAGGATCTGTTTCATGTTGAAGAGCGACAGTATAT TGACAAGCTTAATGATTTGAGGAGgcagaaggagaagctggaggaaaAGATAATGGACCAGTACAAGTTTTATGAGCCTTCGCCTCCACGCAG aCGTGGAAACTGGATCACTCTCAAACTGAAGAAGTTGATGAAGTCCAATAGCCGGGAGCATGGACTAGAGCAGCCCTCCATGCCCACACACTCAGGTGTTGCTGAGCATGACAGCAGCTCCTTCCTCAGCTCTGATGGCTCCGGCGGCTCGGCCTGCAACTCAGCGGGCGATGCCATGTCACCCCAACGTAACAACA ACAAGGATTCAAATGATAGCGCTGTGCCACTTGGATTTGAGGACAACGATGAGCTGCAGAATCACG CTCTGAATGGCGCCCAGAGTCGCGCCCTCAGCGAGAGCAGCGGTGAGTTCAGCCTGAGTCTTGAGAACGAGCCGTGGTCGAACGGCAGCAGCCCTATCCAGCACCCCCCATCACGCCGTTCGTCCCCCTCCTACCAGCCGCCCAGCGATACCTCCACCCCCCAACACAGGGACAAAGCTTCTACCATGCCCATCACCAGCAATCACAGTTCAGATCTCCAGGCTGCACCGAGACAGAAAGATGTGGGGCTCTCACAGGACTTCTGGCTCACCAGGGGCACAAAGTGCATCCGGAAGGGGTCAAGAGGCAAAGTGATTCGTCGCTCATCAGATTCAGGGGGAGCAGTCAAAATGAACACAGGGCTCAGTGGGATGATTTCTAAATCAAGCTCAAGCAAAGTGGACACCACCCGAGCCATTGCTTGTTCACCAATCACGGTGTTGTATGTTCAGGGGAAGGCGTCCTCGATGTCTGGGTGCCTCAACTGCTTCTCCACACCTCTGGGGAAAGAGGGGCAGCTGAAAGGGCCTAGGTCACCTAAAAGTCTCCCTCGCGCCAGCAGTGTAATATCCACAGCAGAGGGCTCATCCCGACGCTCCAGCGTCAACAGCGAATGCAGGGTGACCATGAAGACTAACAGGCTCCAAGCCCAGGCTTTAGAGGAGAGAAATAATCAAGAGGAAACATCGAGTAGTAATCAACAACCACACTCAGACTCTAAAAACAGTGAACCAGTTCCTCCTCTTAAACCTCCCAGAGACCCAGCGGTTGTCGTTGACTGTCCCAAATCCCCTGTGCAGGAGTCACTTCTTGGCTCCTCGTTCACGTTCAACTCCGTCTTCTCCAACACCATCTTCAGCGATTCCGTGGTCACGACTACATCAGGTCTGGATGCGCCTGACAACCAGACCTTCCTGTGTCTCAGTCCATCTCTGGTGCGGAACTGTCCAGGCGAGAGCCAGGAGTCATCTCACaacaaaccacagacagagcTCGGAGTCGATAAGGAGCAGAGTCACAATGCAGAACAGGCTGCTGGGATGGAAGAGAAGGACAAACCGCTCACAATCGCATGA
- the LOC118101295 gene encoding girdin isoform X3: MESGVFLPCLDQFMLSPLVTWVKTFVPNDGGMYLDFSELLDGVFLNDIMTQINPSATPQGANNLSRDPSLRIHNLNFLVQQIKTYYLDNLRQLIMIPLPNVLLLGRTPYCEQSLEEMKKLLLLLLGCAVQCERKEEYIERIQTLDFVTRAAIAAHIQELTHSQENVLDLQWLESSDINPDEMEAVARNMATHLRHLLDQRDAHLETIAELMQEKDGVVSLLGSPSSPQSGSYSPSIQQQQQAGSQQHLAVELADSKAKIRRLRQELEEKSEQMLDCRHELENMESELKRIQQENTLLLVEARAARSYRDELDALRERAIKADKLESEVGRYREQLHKMEFYKAKVEELKEDNRMLQETKEVLEDQLAGWRARSDKIHQLEKHSLMLKAQVHDMEQEREADRRRIEELQEENLTMCLAQRRSMEESQHLGWELEQLSMTTDNSQGQQTLSVEVSERTRSQMLKLEKENQSLLRTIEELRAASTSNSLRPKQRHCRDCDRVDRVVCDTNNWSPSTDEPSGPQTSCSNTENHTNIFPLSTAPQQILNGDSNSHRRADTVELEGVQSEILLTDDPERHIQEKGQLEERGRGDFKDLMSDLEVLENIHNRLHCFVGSRDHSPGSKSSSPCHDSIFTGLPARPSYASKHTQRLEAKCKVLDSVNQQLQTSLDNTDRKVQRLEAEVQELEAENQSLQATLEELRISARRLEQLETEKQSLEQETTALEKDKRQLEKENRRLRQQAEIQEANLDSSNVCMASLEREMRFLVKEVEGLRETAERVKGLERDNRELTKQAAIDHRTLATLREELVSEKLKTQQRDNELERLSHELEMKVLNQEESLHQVETPDTSRFKMLESELESSLKKSLQIKEDKMATLEARLQESSTLNQKLRQELRTARLSCEVLQQRQQEEWTPSSSTPPMETSRAMSEWLRENQEATKELLKLKDRLIEVERNNATLEAERQAMKAQLKQLESQCVSQQAQILALQRQAASLQENNTALQTHNANLQVEKSTLSSQSASLMAQNAQLQQQQSGTESERDSAVREREELRGVHEQLLRDHERLAALHERQAMEYEALMGKHGCLKNAHRTLELEHRTLQDRYNSLLQQRTKLEDLERALREEQMRIALEKEQHKTTAAECCRLRDEKDWLNQTYRQLLSDNELLTTDHKQLKSQLNEAKLEHTWLEADFSKLKKEFQQLDITSTKLNNQCELLSQLKGNLEEENRHLLSQIETLMLQNRTLLEQTMESKDLFHVEERQYIDKLNDLRRQKEKLEEKIMDQYKFYEPSPPRRRGNWITLKLKKLMKSNSREHGLEQPSMPTHSGVAEHDSSSFLSSDGSGGSACNSAGDAMSPQRNNTLSSLASPAASWVDGSQQLEGSEADVERDRKDTLTSSLTTSILSIHHLHHPTTPPSSGRLHTTTDTVRDVSELWETDKDSNDSAVPLGFEDNDELQNHALNGAQSRALSESSGEFSLSLENEPWSNGSSPIQHPPSRRSSPSYQPPSDTSTPQHRDKASTMPITSNHSSDLQAAPRQKDVGLSQDFWLTRGTKCIRKGSRGKVIRRSSDSGGAVKMNTGLSGMISKSSSSKVDTTRAIACSPITVLYVQGKASSMSGCLNCFSTPLGKEGQLKGPRSPKSLPRASSVISTAEGSSRRSSVNSECRVTMKTNRLQAQALEERNNQEETSSSNQQPHSDSKNSEPVPPLKPPRDPAVVVDCPKSPVQESLLGSSFTFNSVFSNTIFSDSVVTTTSGLDAPDNQTFLCLSPSLVRNCPGESQESSHNKPQTELGVDKEQSHNAEQAAGMEEKDKPLTIA, translated from the exons ATGGAGAGTGGAGTGTTTCTGCCCTGTCTGGACCAGTTCATGCTCAGCCCACTTGTCACCTGG GTGAAGACCTTTGTGCCAAATGATGGGGGCATGTATCTGGACTTCTCTGAATTACTGGACGGGGTCTTTTTGAATGACATAATGACCCAAAT AAACCCCTCAGCTACTCCCCAGGGTGCAAACAACCTGAGCAGGGACCCCAGTCTGAGGATCCACAACCTGAACTTTCTCGTCCAGCAGATCAAGACGTATTATCTG GATAATCTGAGACAGTTAATCATGATACCTCTGCcaaatgtgctgctgcttgGCAGGACTCCGTACTGTG AACAAAGTctggaggaaatgaagaagCTCTTGTTGTTACTGTTGGGATGTGCAGTCCAG tgtgagaggaaagaagaaTACATCGAGAGGATCCAGACGCTTGACTTTGTCACAAGAGCTGCAATAGCTGCACATATTCAGGAG TTGACCCACAGTCAGGAGAACGTGCTGGATCTGCAGTGGTTGGAGTCGAGTGACATTAACCCAGATGAGATGGAGGCCGTTGCAAGGAACATGGCCACGCACCTCCGACACCTGCTGGACCAGAGGGACGCCCACCTGGAG ACTATAGCAGAGCTGATGCAGGAGAAGGACGGCGTGGTTAGCTTGCTCGGTAGCCCCTCCAGCCCACAGTCCGGCAGCTACTCTCCCagcattcagcagcagcagcaggcagggtCCCAGCAACACCTGGCGGTGGAGCTGGCTGACTCCAAGGCCAAGATCAGACGACTCAGGCAAGAACT agaggaaaagagtgagCAGATGCTGGACTGCCGACATGAGCTGGAGAACATGGAGTCGGAGCTGAAGAGGATCCAGCAGGAG AACACCCTGCTGCTTGTGGAGGCGCGAGCAGCCCGCTCCTACCGAGATGAGCTGGAcgccctgagagagagagccatCAAGGCGGACAAGCTGGAGAGCGAGGTGGGACGTTACAGAGAGCAACTGCACAAGATGGAGTTCTACAAGGCCAAAGTGGAG GAGCTAAAGGAGGATAACAGGATGCTACAGGAGACCAAAGAGGTGTTGGAGGATCAGCTGGCAGGCTGGAGAGCACGCTCCGATAAAATCCACCAGCTGGAGAAGCACAGTCTGATGCTGAAGGCCCAGGTTCATGATATGGAACAG GAGAGGGAGGCTGATCGGAGGCGCAtcgaggagctgcaggaggagaaccTGACCATGTGTTTGGCTCAGAGGAGAAGCATGGAGGAGTCTCAGCACCTGGGCTGGGAGTTAGAGCAGCTCTCCATGACCACTGACAACTCCCAAG GCCAACAGACGCTGAGTGTGGAGGTGAGTGAGAGGACCCGCAGTCAGATGCTgaagctggagaaggagaaccaAAGTCTCCTGAGGACCATCGAGGAACTGAGAGCTGCCTCTACCAGCAACAGCCTGCGGCCCAAACAAAGACACTGCCGTGACTGCGACCGGGTTGACCGGGTGGTCTGCGACACCAACAACTGGAGCCCATCAACAGACGAGCCTTCAGGGCCTCAAACCTCCTGCTCAAATACAGAAAACCACACTAATATATTCCCGCTGAGCACGGCACCACAGCAGATTCTGAACGGAGATTCAAACTCCCACCGGCGAGCAGACACAGTAGAGCTGGAGGGAGTCCAGAGTGAGATCCTCCTCACAGACGATCCAGAGCGTCACATTCAAGAGAAGGGACAACTAGAGGAGCGAGGTAGAGGAGATTTCAAAGACCTGATGTCTGATCTGGAAGTTTTAGAAAACATTCACAATAGGCTCCATTGTTTTGTGGGATCACGTGATCACTCCCCTGGCTCAAAGAGCAGCAGTCCCTGCCACGACAGCATCTTCACAGGGCTGCCAGCACGGCCGTCCTACGCCAGcaagcacacacagaggctggagGCCAAGTGCAAGGTCCTGGACTCAGTtaatcagcagctgcagacttCTCTGGACAACACTG ACCGCAAAGTTCAGCGTCTGGAGGCAGAGGTTCAGGAGCTGGAGGCAGAGAACCAGAGTCTGCAGGCCACCTTAGAGGAGCTTCGGATCTCCGCGAGACGCCTCGAACAACTGGAAACCGAGAAGCAGAGTCTGGAGCAAGAGACCACAGCTCTGGAGAAAGACAAGAggcagctggagaaggagaatcGACGCCTCCGCCAGCAG GCTGAGATCCAGGAAGCCAACTTGGACAGCAGTAACGTCTGCATGGCCAGCCTGGAGAGGGAGATGCGTTTTCtggtgaaggaggtggaggggttgAGGGAGACTGCTGAGAGGGTCAAAGGCCTGGAGAGAGACAACAGGGAACTGACCAAGCAGGCAGCTATCGACCACAGGACGCTGGCCACACTCAGAGAG GAGCTGGTGAGTGAGAAGCTGAAGACCCAGCAGAGAGACAATGAACTGGAGCGGCTGAGCCATGAGCTGGAGATGAAGGTcctgaaccaggaggagagTCTACATCAGGTTGAAACACCAGACACCAG cagGTTCAAGATGCTGGAGTCGGAGCTGGAGTCATCTTTGAAAAAGTCACTGCAGATCAAAGAGGACAAGATGGCCACTCTGGAGGCTCGTCTGCAGGAATCCTCCACCCTGAACCAGAAGCTGCGCCAGGAGCTCAGGACT GCGAGGCTGAGCTGTGAggttctgcagcagaggcagcaggaggagtgGACTCCGTCGAGCTCCACCCCCCCGATGGAGACAAGCAGAGCGATGAGTGAATGGCTGCGTGAAAACCAGGAGGCCACCAAGGAACTGCTGAAGCTCAAAGACCGTCTCATTGAAGTGGAGAGGAAT aaTGCGACACTGGAGGCAGAGCGCCAGGCGATGAAGGCCCAACTGAAGCAGCTGGAGAGTCAGTGTGTCAGCCAGCAGGCTCAGATCCTTGCCCTGCAGAGGCAGGCTGCCTCACTGCAGGAGAACAACacagctctgcagacacacaacgCTAACCTGCAG GTGGAGAAATCTACGCTGAGCTCACAGAGTGCCTCCCTCATGGCGCAGAAtgctcagctgcagcagcagcagtcagggaCAGAGAGCGAGCGGGACAGCGCCGTAAGGGAACGCGAAGAGCTGCGTGGGGTTCACGAGCAGCTATTACGAGATCACGAGCGGCTGGCTGCTCTGCATGAGCGGCAGGCCATGGAGTACGAGGCGCTGATGGGCAAACATGGCTGCCTGAAAAACGCTCACCGCACACTGGAGCTGGAGCACCGCACCCTGCAGGACAG ATACAATAGCCTGCTGCAACAAAGAACCAAGCTGGAAGACCTGGAGAGGGCCCTGAGGGAGGAGCAGATGAGGATAGCTCTGGAGAAAGAGCAGCACAAGacaactgcagctgaatgtTGCAGACTCCGTGATGAGAAGGACTG GCTGAACCAGACGTACCGTCAGCTTCTCAGCGACAACGAGCTGCTGACAACCGATCACAAGCAGCTGAAGAGCCAGCTGAACGAGGCCAAGCTGGAGCACACATGGCTGGAGGCCGACTTCTCCAAGCTCAAGAAGGAGTTTCAGCAGCTGGACATCACCTCCACAAAACTCAACAACCAGTGTGAG CTGCTGAGCCAGTTAAAGGGAAACCTGGAGGAAGAGAATCGTCACCTGCTCAGCCAGATCGAGACGCTGATGCTGCAGAATCGAACGCTGTTGGAGCAGACAATGGAGAGCAAGGATCTGTTTCATGTTGAAGAGCGACAGTATAT TGACAAGCTTAATGATTTGAGGAGgcagaaggagaagctggaggaaaAGATAATGGACCAGTACAAGTTTTATGAGCCTTCGCCTCCACGCAG aCGTGGAAACTGGATCACTCTCAAACTGAAGAAGTTGATGAAGTCCAATAGCCGGGAGCATGGACTAGAGCAGCCCTCCATGCCCACACACTCAGGTGTTGCTGAGCATGACAGCAGCTCCTTCCTCAGCTCTGATGGCTCCGGCGGCTCGGCCTGCAACTCAGCGGGCGATGCCATGTCACCCCAACGTAACAACA CCCTGAGCAGCCTGGCCTCTCCCGCTGCCTCGTGGGTAGACGGCTCACAGCAGCTGGAAGGGTCAGAGGCTGATGTGGAGCGGGACAGGAAGGACACACTGACCTCATCCCTCACCACCTCCATCTTGTCCATTCACCACCTTCACCATCCCACCACTCCACCATCGTCAGGCCGTCTCCACACCACCACAGACACTGTTCGGGATGTTTCCGAGCTGTGGGAGACAG ACAAGGATTCAAATGATAGCGCTGTGCCACTTGGATTTGAGGACAACGATGAGCTGCAGAATCACG CTCTGAATGGCGCCCAGAGTCGCGCCCTCAGCGAGAGCAGCGGTGAGTTCAGCCTGAGTCTTGAGAACGAGCCGTGGTCGAACGGCAGCAGCCCTATCCAGCACCCCCCATCACGCCGTTCGTCCCCCTCCTACCAGCCGCCCAGCGATACCTCCACCCCCCAACACAGGGACAAAGCTTCTACCATGCCCATCACCAGCAATCACAGTTCAGATCTCCAGGCTGCACCGAGACAGAAAGATGTGGGGCTCTCACAGGACTTCTGGCTCACCAGGGGCACAAAGTGCATCCGGAAGGGGTCAAGAGGCAAAGTGATTCGTCGCTCATCAGATTCAGGGGGAGCAGTCAAAATGAACACAGGGCTCAGTGGGATGATTTCTAAATCAAGCTCAAGCAAAGTGGACACCACCCGAGCCATTGCTTGTTCACCAATCACGGTGTTGTATGTTCAGGGGAAGGCGTCCTCGATGTCTGGGTGCCTCAACTGCTTCTCCACACCTCTGGGGAAAGAGGGGCAGCTGAAAGGGCCTAGGTCACCTAAAAGTCTCCCTCGCGCCAGCAGTGTAATATCCACAGCAGAGGGCTCATCCCGACGCTCCAGCGTCAACAGCGAATGCAGGGTGACCATGAAGACTAACAGGCTCCAAGCCCAGGCTTTAGAGGAGAGAAATAATCAAGAGGAAACATCGAGTAGTAATCAACAACCACACTCAGACTCTAAAAACAGTGAACCAGTTCCTCCTCTTAAACCTCCCAGAGACCCAGCGGTTGTCGTTGACTGTCCCAAATCCCCTGTGCAGGAGTCACTTCTTGGCTCCTCGTTCACGTTCAACTCCGTCTTCTCCAACACCATCTTCAGCGATTCCGTGGTCACGACTACATCAGGTCTGGATGCGCCTGACAACCAGACCTTCCTGTGTCTCAGTCCATCTCTGGTGCGGAACTGTCCAGGCGAGAGCCAGGAGTCATCTCACaacaaaccacagacagagcTCGGAGTCGATAAGGAGCAGAGTCACAATGCAGAACAGGCTGCTGGGATGGAAGAGAAGGACAAACCGCTCACAATCGCATGA